In Dehalococcoidia bacterium, the sequence CTGGCAAACGGGCTCCATGCTTCGGTCGAACACATTGACAACGATGCCTGGCGCCGCTGGAGCGACGTCTTCACGCCGGGCGAACTCGCGTTGCGCGTGAGCGTCCAGCCGTTTGCGGTGGCGGATGCCGTCGAGGTGCTCGATCGGCGCTTCGCGGGCGCGGCTGCAACGCTCTCGGCAACGATCAGCGCCGGCGTCGTGCGCGTGAACGCGCGGCCTTCGCGCGACCATCGTCCGGCGGCGCTTGTCGCGCATGCACGCGCGCTTGCGGCGCGCTGCGATGGCTATACGGTCGTCGATGCGGCTCCGGTATCGTATAAGCGCGAGCACGACGTGTTCGGACCGCTGAGGCCCGACTTTGCGATCATGAAACGTCTCAAGGACGAATTCGACCCTCGGCGGATCCTGTCGCCCGGACGCTTCGTCGGAAGGTTGTAGATGATGCGGGTGCACCAGCAGGCGCATGCGCACGACATGCGCCCTTCGCTTGCCGACGACATCGCTCGCTGCGTGCACTGCGGCTTCTGCTTGCAGGCGTGCCCAACGTACCTGGAACTCGGCATGGAGACGGATTCGCCTCGCGGCCGCATCGCTCTCATCGATGCCGTTGCGTCACACCGCGCCGAGCCGACGCCGTCGCTGCTCAAGCATCTGGACCAGTGCCTGCAGTGCCGGGCGTGCGAGACGGCCTGCCCCTCGGGCGTGCAGTTCGGCCGCATCATGGAGACCGCCCGCGCGGACGTCCTCGAAAGCCCGAAGCGGCCCCTGTCGTGGCGACTGCGCGTGGCGGCGCTGCGGCAGGTGCTTCCGCACCAGTCACGCATCCGCACGCTCATGACGGCCATGCGTGTGTACGAGCGCTCGCCGCTACGCAAGCTCGTGCAACGAACTGGCGCGCTCCGTCGCGTGGCGCCGTCGCTCGCCGATGCTGAGCAGTCGATGCCCCACGTGCCATCGGAGCGGTTCAGGCCATCCGAGCAGCCCGAAGGACTGACGAAGAGCGTCGCGATGCTCACCGGTTGCGTGATGCCGCACCTGTACGCGCGCACGCACGAGGCGACGGTGCGCGTGCTCAACCGTCTCGGTTATCGAGTGATCATGGCGGCAGACCAAACGTGCTGCGGCGCGCTCAACGTGCACGCCGGCGACCGCCGCTTCGCGCGCGAACTCGCAAAGCGCAATATCGACGCGATGCTGCGCGAAGACATCGAAGCGATCGTCGTGAACTCCGCGGGCTGCGGCTCGACGATGAAGGAGTACGGCGACCTGCTCGCTGACGACGCCGAATACGCCGCCCGGGCGGCTCGATTCGCATCGATGACGCGCGATCTGCTCGAGTTCATCGCCGTCCACGATCTGGGCGATCTGGGGGCCGTGCCGCGCGTCGTGACATACCAGGACTCGTGCCACCTCGTACACGCGCAGCGGATTGCTGCCGCGCCCCGGACGATCATGTCCCAGATACCCGCGCTTGAACTGCGCGAGATGGCGACGCCGGACCGCTGTTGCGGCAGCGCCGGACTGTACAGCATCGTCCAGGGTGACCTCTCGCGACGTCTGCTGGGGAGCAAGATGGACGACGTCGAGCGGACCGGCGCGGCGATCGTTGCCACGGCGAACCCCGGCTGCATGATGCAGCTTGAGGCCGGATTCCGTTCGCGCGAGATTCGCGGCCAAGCGGTGCACGTCATCGAACTGCTGGACGAGTCGATGCGCGCCGCCGCGCCCCGGTAAGCCGCGACGGCTATTCGCGGAGCATAGCCTCGACGAGCACTTGCAGTGAAGTTTCCGGGCGGGCTCCGACGTGGCTGATCACTTCGGCCGCGGCGATCGATCCCATCCGCGCCGCTGTGGCGAGCGCGTGTCCGTGCGTCAGACCGTAGAGGAAGCCGGCGGCATACAGGTCGCCTGCTCCGGTCGTGTCCACGACGCGCTCGACCGGTTCGGCATCGATGACGTGAACTTCGTCTCCCGCGACGATCACAGAGCCCTTCGCGCTTCGCGTCAGCGCAGCGATGCCGCAGTGACCGCGTACCTGCTGCAGCGCATCGTCGAAGTGTTCGGTCCGGTAGAGCGACATGATTTCGTGCTCGTTCGCGAAGAGAATGTCGACGTGGCGTTCGACGAGCTCGAGGAACTCCGTGCGGTGGCGCTCTACGCACAGTGAGTCGGACAGCGTCAGCGCGACGCGCCGCCCCGCGTCGTGCGCCAGCCGCGCCGCCTTCGTGAAGGCTTCCTTCGCCAGCGGCGGATCGAAGAGGTAACCCTCCAGGTACGTCACCTGCGCACCGGCGACGACATCGGGATCGATATCGTCTGGCGCGAGCTCGAGGCTGGCGCCGAGATATGTGTTCATCGTGCGCTGCGCATCCGCGGTCACCAGGATCAGGCAGCGTCCGGTGGTCACGCCGCTCGTCGATGGCGTGCTGCGGAAATCGATGCCCGTCGACCGCAT encodes:
- a CDS encoding heterodisulfide reductase-related iron-sulfur binding cluster produces the protein MMRVHQQAHAHDMRPSLADDIARCVHCGFCLQACPTYLELGMETDSPRGRIALIDAVASHRAEPTPSLLKHLDQCLQCRACETACPSGVQFGRIMETARADVLESPKRPLSWRLRVAALRQVLPHQSRIRTLMTAMRVYERSPLRKLVQRTGALRRVAPSLADAEQSMPHVPSERFRPSEQPEGLTKSVAMLTGCVMPHLYARTHEATVRVLNRLGYRVIMAADQTCCGALNVHAGDRRFARELAKRNIDAMLREDIEAIVVNSAGCGSTMKEYGDLLADDAEYAARAARFASMTRDLLEFIAVHDLGDLGAVPRVVTYQDSCHLVHAQRIAAAPRTIMSQIPALELREMATPDRCCGSAGLYSIVQGDLSRRLLGSKMDDVERTGAAIVATANPGCMMQLEAGFRSREIRGQAVHVIELLDESMRAAAPR
- a CDS encoding adenosine kinase; amino-acid sequence: MPEYDVLGIGNAIVDVLVHADDAILEREGMAKGSMQLIDADVANALYERLPPGIEMSGGSAGNTMAGIASLGGRGAYFGKVATDQLGQVFAHDMRSTGIDFRSTPSTSGVTTGRCLILVTADAQRTMNTYLGASLELAPDDIDPDVVAGAQVTYLEGYLFDPPLAKEAFTKAARLAHDAGRRVALTLSDSLCVERHRTEFLELVERHVDILFANEHEIMSLYRTEHFDDALQQVRGHCGIAALTRSAKGSVIVAGDEVHVIDAEPVERVVDTTGAGDLYAAGFLYGLTHGHALATAARMGSIAAAEVISHVGARPETSLQVLVEAMLRE